The genomic DNA AGGTGTATAAATCAGTTTTCCCTGTTTAACCAGAGTAGGTTATATTAAACCGTGTATTATATACTGGTTTGGTGTTGTTTCGCTTTATAAAATGAGCTGTTACAAATTATTTAGATAAAAGTCATTTTAAGTAATTTCAAAATCTCTCAAGCTAACTGAATCAAACAAATTCATTATTACCAGTGTTCAAACGGCTATCTGCACATAAAGATTTGTCCAGACAACACATATTTTAACCCAGCAATAAGTGTGTGTGACCATGACAATGGTGAATGTGGTTCTGGGTCTGGCAGCAGCGGTTCTGGTGGCAGTGGAACTCCCGAAGTCACTTTATCTCCATTCGATAGTaagcatagttttattaaCGCATGGTTacaataaagtttaaagtaGCTCCTTTAGTTCAATGGTTGGATACTGCACAAGTTAACTATTCCTATGTATGCAACCTTGGGCTTTTGAAGgcatgtttaaactttaatttataacaGAACTGTGCATGGATTCTGATGGCAAACCAATCAGTTCTAATCCATTTGAAAAGCCTGGAGATTGTGACAACTTCTACCAAGTAAGCCATTGCACACTGAATAAGACATTCtgttatgtaaaatttaacctATCTGTATTTCAATGATCTACAGTGCTCCAATGGTTACCTCCATGTTATGCCATGCGCTCCAGGAACTGCATTCAACCCAGCAATAAGTGTGTGTGACCATCCATACAATGTTCCTGGTTGTGGTGCcccagcagcaacaacaacaactgaagcACCAAAACCAACCACAAAACCATTTGACAGTAAGCATACTACACCctttaaatattagtttagttttgGCAAAGCATATTGGGGTTGCAGAAGCTATGTTTCAGTAATTAATACTAAATACTTATTCTATTTATCTATTCAATTACAGAGGAATGCTTGGATTCTAATGGCAAACCAATGAGCACTGGTCCATTTGAGAACCCTGGTGAATGTGACTCCTTCTACCAAGTAAgtgatttaattttacaaagacatgtttaaactttaacctATCTGTATTTCAATGATCTACAGTGCTCCAATGGTTACCTCCATGTTATGCCATGCGCTCCAGGAACTGCATTCAACCCAGCAATAAGTGTGTGTGACCATCCATACAATGTTCCTGGTTGTGGTGCcccagcagcaacaacaacaactgaagcACCAAAACCAACCACAAAACCGTTTGatagtaagttttaaaattcataagCACTCACTAACTAGCATTTAACAGGGGgcatttttttgtagtaaCGATTTTTTAGTTATGTGGAAAAGAaggtatttttacattaatttcaGGTACCATCAATTTAAACACACCTAAATTTCAACGTTTTTAAAAGGCTGTTACTACTATTGTAGGATTCATAGTAATTACCAAGTTAACACAGTCCTTTTCacacacttttttatttttttgtattggttgaagagataaataagtttgttttgtaacttacAGAGGAATGTTTGGATTCTAACAGCAAACCAATCAGCACTGGTCCATTTGAGAACCCTGGTGAATGTGACTCCTTCTACCAAGTAAGTGATTTAACttgataaaaacatgtttatcttTACGACTTTGCATGGACACTTTTAGTTGTatgcatatttaaacaacatgcGCTTTCTTTTCCAACAGTGCTCCAATGGTTACCTCCATGTTATGCCATGCGCTCCAGGAACTGCATTCAACCCAGCAATAAGTGTGTGTGACCATCCATACAATGTTCCTGGTTGTGGTGCCCCAgcggcaacaacaacaactgaagcACCAAAACCAACCACAAAACCATTTGATAGTAAGCATAATACACCCTTTAAATATTAGTTGGGTTCTAGCAAGTTGccatttaaattgttatagCTACAGTCCGTTCCTACGAAAAGTCTCAGCACACTGTTGGTTTCCTATGGTATAGTCAAGTAAACAGGCAATTCTGAAATGCTCTTTTTATTAACAGAGGAATGCTTGGATTCTAACAGCAAACCAATCAGCACTGGTCCATTTGAGAACCCTGGTGAATGTGACTCCTTCTACCAAGTAAGTGATTTAACAAATACATGTTTATACTTTACGACTTTGCATGGACACTTTTAGTTGTatgcatatttaaacaacatgcGCTTTCTTTTTAACAGTGCTCCAATGGTTACCTCCATGTTATGCCATGCGCTCCAGGAACTGCATTCAACCCAGCAATAAGTGTGTGTGACCATCCATACAATGTTCCTGGTTGTGGTGCcccagcagcaacaacaacaactgaagcACCAAAACCAACCACAAAACCGTTTGatagtaagttttaaaattcataagCACTCACTAACTAGCATTTAACAGGGGgcatttttttgtagtaaCGATTTTTTAGTTATGTGGAAAAGAaggtatttttacattaatttcaGGGACCATCAATTTAAACACACCTAAATTTCAACGTTTTTAAAAGGCTGTAACTACTATTGTAGGATTCATAGTAATTACCAAGTTAACACAGTCCTTTTCatacactttttttatttttttgtattggttgaagagataaataagtttgttttgtaacttacAGAGGAATGTTTGGATTCTAACGGCAAACCAATCAGCACTGGTCCATTTGAGAACCCTGGTGAATGTGACTCCTTCTACCAAGTAAGTAATTTAACAAATACATGTTTATACTTTAAGACTTTTATTGACGCTTTTAGTTGTacgtatatttaaataactctTGCTTTATTTCCAACAGTGCTCCAATGGTTACCTCCATGTTATGCCATGCGCTCCAGGAACTGCATTCAACCCAGCAATAAGTGTGTGTGACCATCCATACAATGTTCCTGGTTGTGGTGCcccagcagcaacaacaacaaccgaAGCACCAAAACCAACCACAAAACCAtttgacagtaagcataatACACCctttaaatattagtttagtttcagcaagttgcatttaatcattaaagtttttattttaaaagtttagaaTTGTTTTGCTTTCTTTTGTTTGTACCGCTTAAATGGCTAAATATATCTTTGATCGTGCTTATAAAGATGTAATATACAGTACCAACAATGAACGAACAAAAGTATTGAGTTATACAGCTCCTAGATTATGTCTACAGTAATCTTTAATGCAAGAAATTTACATAAGTTTTCAAATTGTTGTTTATCGCAAACATATTAGTGagttttacttaatttacaaaacgtttttgtttaaatcacagAGGAATGCTTGGATTCTAATGGAAAGCCAATCAGCACTGGTCCATTTGAGAACCCTGGTGAATGTGACTCCTTCTACCAAGTAAGTGATTTAGCTAcaaaatacatgtttatactgaaactttttattgaaattttagCTGTTGTacgtatatttaaacaacatacgTTTTCTTATCAACAGTGCTCCAATGGTTACCTCCATGTTATGCCATGCGCTCCAGGAACTGCATTCAACCCAGCAATAAGCGTGTGTGACCATCCATACAATGTTCCTGGTTGTGGTGCcccagcagcaacaacaacaaccgaAGCACCAAAACCAACCACAAAACCATTCGACAGTAAGTTCTTCACAAAATATCCTAATTTGTTGCTgtatttttgctttaaaatatcGTAACTTTAATTTACAATATCAAGATTTTCACTGATCCAAAATACAGTGGTAAGAGCATTTGCATTGTAACCATAAAATTGGGTTTGAGGCTTGATTTGATActgttattattgtttacatGTGTCTTGTCATTGGGCCAAACATATATTGGCTATTGCTAAAATACAGTTGTGACTAATTTGTGGTCTAAATTGTTGACCATATAGATAAAATAGTGAAATATTAAACCTACCTACAAAATTGCATACTTAGTAACTTGTAACAGActgtaaaacattaaatagCACACTACATTGTTATACCTTAGGTTGCCATGCTACTTTAGAATATCTAAGTgctattcaatatttttatgtagaAGCAAATTCTGctaatgttttttacatttacaatgCGACTGTGAAtcattgtaaaattaaagttttaacatttaaaacacaactgcTGTATGTAGTTGtacttataatattttatgctcACAAATGGGTTTGTATTGAATTAACAGAGGAATGCTTGGATTCTAACGGCAAACCAATCAGCACTGGTCCATTTGAGAACCCTGGTGAATGTGACTCCTTCTACCAAGTAAGCAATTTAGCTAcaaaatacatgtttatactttgacttatctgttttttattaatcaaCAGTGCTCCAATGGTTACCTCCATGTTATGCCATGCGCTCCAGGAACTGCATTCAACCCAGCAATAAGTGTGTGTGACCATCCATACAATGTTCCTGGTTGTGGTGCCCCAgcggcaacaacaacaactgaagcACCAAAACCAACCACAAAACCATTTGATAGTAAgatatattaactttttaaagatataCATACAGTTGTCTAATtacttttcaaaaaatttgCTGTTTGCTTAACTCATTCTTGCTCACaagtacaatttttgtttttttttatattcctgTAACAATATTGCTCTGCTAACAAAGAGTTAAATTTACAGAGGAGTGTTTGGATTCTGATGGCAAACCATTCAGTTCCAATCCGTTTGAAAAAAATGGAGATTGTGACAACTTCTACCAAGTAAGTACTCACATTTTTCTATACGAATTTTACTTTATGCATATTTAAACATCTTATACAATAACAACAGTgcttcaatgttttttttttgcaatcgaaaacttgttttactcCAATGGTTACTTGTGtacttttttttgcaattttaacaACACATATTTTATTGACAGTGCTCCAATGGTTATTTGTACACAATGCCATGCGCTCCAGGAACTGCATTCAACCCAGCAATTGGTGTGTGTGACTACCCTTACAATGTACCTGGTTGTGGAGGTACCTCAGCCCCAACAACAGTTCCACCAACCCAAGCACCAACAATAGACCGTAAGTGCTTATGGCTCATTCATACACATAGACCACATTAGAGGTTTCTGGAATAGCATGTAACCCCAATTTTGACTACAGCCCCATTTGGCCTAGTATGTTATGGTATTCTCAGTTTTACACCTGTTACAAATATGTGTAAGCAGCGTTGAGTGGTagaatattctattttacatattattaattacaatACTTCTTACAATGGTTTGTAAATGTAATTATAATTGTTACAACCACCAAAGgaaacatacagtagggtgggggaagaagggacatctttaacacacaatatcgaaatattctgatagtgttttaaacaaataacaatggtttatgggagtcatgagaatacagttttatagttcCTTGACTATATTTTGTGTACTACAAAAttgacaagaaaacagaatgagtaagtgtcccatcttttctcactctactatacatgttgtttaaaaacaacacagtTTATTCAACACTCGCCGCATCAGAGAAATCGCCCATAGTTTAATAGCATCAACTAAGCtggaaaaaatgcaaaaaaagtcATTTCGTTCTTTAAAACCTATGACTCTGCATATACACAGTGTTAAAATTATCTTTTCCATTCTGCCTAACCATTCTAAAAAGCCATTATATATTCTGTTAAATTTACAGCAAAATGCGTGGATTCTAATGGCAAACCAATGAGCACTGGTCCATTTGAAAAACCTGGAGATTGTGACCACTTCTATCAAGTAAGTACTCACACTTTCATATTGATACCTTCTGTTTTGTTTCCTACTAAACAATTAAACCCTGGTGAATGTGACTCCTTCTACCAAGAAATTATCCAggctttttataaaaccttcTATTTTGTACACATTTAATCACGGTATACCTTCTTTTCCAACAGTGCTCCAATGGTTACCTCCATGTTATGCCATGTGGTCCAGGAACTGCGTTCAACCCAGCAATAAGTGTGTGTGATTGGCCGTACAATGTTCCTGGTTGTGGTGCcccagcagcaacaacaacaaccgaAGCACCAAAAACAACATCACCACCATTTAATGGTAAATCTTTGCATTCCCTATGCTCTGTGTTTGACATGCTGTGTTAGTAACCTATTATTGGGCTTTTACCTAACTACTAACTGATCTATTGCTTAAAATTCATTATATTAGAAttataccattgtgggcgtatgtgtccttgggtaagacacttaacggcaattgctccaacctagtggtcactaatgggttgtctaaattatcaccgatttataaaaaatgttttaaaagtagaaccacaaagttacatttgtaacttttccgtccatgcaaggataaagcaagttacattcatttattatcaCTTGCACTAagtatttaaactatatttgttacactgaatgagtgaatgaaatGAATAAACACACTGCTTCTGGTCTACAGCTCAATGCGTGGATTCTAATGGCAAACCAATGAGCACTGGTCCATTTGAAAAACCTGAAGATTGTGACAACTTCTACCAAGTAAGTGATTACACTTTTTAT from Ciona intestinalis unplaced genomic scaffold, KH HT000105.2, whole genome shotgun sequence includes the following:
- the LOC100185438 gene encoding chitin-binding domain protein cbd-1-like isoform X6, whose translation is MKLTVIITLCALTTCALGKPVDKKAELNSKCFEAGAPISSKPFEKPGDCDHFYQCSNGYLYTMPCAPGTAFSPALSVCDHPENVDGCGGSASTPAPPTKPADKECLDSDGNAITKGPFANPDDCALFYQCVAGQLYTLGCPPDLVYNPALSYCDYPKNVPSCGGVAPTSAPETTTKPFDDECVDANNQPTSTGPFENPNDCNSFYQCSNGYLHIKICPDNTYFNPAISVCDHDNGECGSGSGSSGSGGSGTPEVTLSPFDKLCMDSDGKPISSNPFEKPGDCDNFYQCSNGYLHVMPCAPGTAFNPAISVCDHPYNVPGCGAPAATTTTEAPKPTTKPFDKECLDSNGKPMSTGPFENPGECDSFYQCSNGYLHVMPCAPGTAFNPAISVCDHPYNVPGCGAPAATTTTEAPKPTTKPFDKECLDSNSKPISTGPFENPGECDSFYQCSNGYLHVMPCAPGTAFNPAISVCDHPYNVPGCGAPAATTTTEAPKPTTKPFDKECLDSNSKPISTGPFENPGECDSFYQCSNGYLHVMPCAPGTAFNPAISVCDHPYNVPGCGAPAATTTTEAPKPTTKPFDKECLDSNGKPISTGPFENPGECDSFYQCSNGYLHVMPCAPGTAFNPAISVCDHPYNVPGCGAPAATTTTEAPKPTTKPFDKECLDSNGKPISTGPFENPGECDSFYQCSNGYLHVMPCAPGTAFNPAISVCDHPYNVPGCGAPAATTTTEAPKPTTKPFDKECLDSDGKPFSSNPFEKNGDCDNFYQCSNGYLYTMPCAPGTAFNPAIGVCDYPYNVPGCGGTSAPTTVPPTQAPTIDPKCVDSNGKPMSTGPFEKPGDCDHFYQCSNGYLHVMPCGPGTAFNPAISVCDWPYNVPGCGAPAATTTTEAPKTTSPPFNAQCVDSNGKPMSTGPFEKPEDCDNFYQCSNGYLHTMPCAPGTAFNPAIGVCDWPKNVPGCGASSGGSPTCKDADDKPLSTGPFEKPGDCTHFYQCGAGILYVMPCASGTVFNPTLSVCDWSHNVPGC
- the LOC100185438 gene encoding chondroitin proteoglycan 1-like isoform X9; the encoded protein is MKLTVIITLCALTTCALGKPVDKKAELNSKCFEAGAPISSKPFEKPGDCDHFYQCSNGYLYTMPCAPGTAFSPALSVCDHPENVDGCGGSASTPAPPTKPADKECLDSDGNAITKGPFANPDDCALFYQCVAGQLYTLGCPPDLVYNPALSYCDYPKNVPSCGGVAPTSAPETTTKPFDDECVDANNQPTSTGPFENPNDCNSFYQCSNGYLHIKICPDNTYFNPAISVCDHDNGECGSGSGSSGSGGSGTPEVTLSPFDKLCMDSDGKPISSNPFEKPGDCDNFYQCSNGYLHVMPCAPGTAFNPAISVCDHPYNVPGCGAPAATTTTEAPKPTTKPFDKECLDSNGKPMSTGPFENPGECDSFYQCSNGYLHVMPCAPGTAFNPAISVCDHPYNVPGCGAPAATTTTEAPKPTTKPFDKECLDSNSKPISTGPFENPGECDSFYQCSNGYLHVMPCAPGTAFNPAISVCDHPYNVPGCGAPAATTTTEAPKPTTKPFDKECLDSNSKPISTGPFENPGECDSFYQCSNGYLHVMPCAPGTAFNPAISVCDHPYNVPGCGAPAATTTTEAPKPTTKPFDKECLDSNGKPISTGPFENPGECDSFYQCSNGYLHVMPCAPGTAFNPAISVCDHPYNVPGCGAPAATTTTEAPKPTTKPFDKECLDSDGKPFSSNPFEKNGDCDNFYQCSNGYLYTMPCAPGTAFNPAIGVCDYPYNVPGCGGTSAPTTVPPTQAPTIDPKCVDSNGKPMSTGPFEKPGDCDHFYQCSNGYLHVMPCGPGTAFNPAISVCDWPYNVPGCGAPAATTTTEAPKTTSPPFNAQCVDSNGKPMSTGPFEKPEDCDNFYQCSNGYLHTMPCAPGTAFNPAIGVCDWPKNVPGCGASSGGSPTCKDADDKPLSTGPFEKPGDCTHFYQCGAGILYVMPCASGTVFNPTLSVCDWSHNVPGC